From the genome of Chlorocebus sabaeus isolate Y175 chromosome 2, mChlSab1.0.hap1, whole genome shotgun sequence, one region includes:
- the LOC103215816 gene encoding signal-regulatory protein gamma isoform X2 yields the protein MIQPEKLLLVAVGESATLHCTVTSLLPVGPVLWFRGVGPGRELIYNQKEGHFPRVTTVSDLTKRNNMDFSIRISSITPADAGTYYCVKFRKGSPENVEFKSGPGTEMALRAKPSAPVVSGPAARATPEHTVSFTCKSHGFSPRDITLKWFKNGNELSDFQTSVDPAGQSVSYSIRSTARVVLAPWDVRSQITCEVAHVTLQGDPLRGTANLSEAIRVPPTLEVTQQPMRAGNQVNITYQVRNFYPQNLQLTWLENGNVCRTETASTLTENKDGTYNWTSWLLVDTPDQRDDVVLTCQVKHDGQLAVNKSLVLEVSAHQKDQSSDATHGPASSLTVLLLIAVLLGPIYVPWKQKT from the exons ATGATTCAACCTGAGAAGCTCCTGTTGGTCGCAGTTGGAGAGTCGGCCACTCTGCACTGCACTGTGACCTCCTTGCTTCCCGTGGGACCTGTCCTGTGGTTCAGAGGAGTTGGACCAGGCCGAGAATTAATCTACAATCAAAAAGAAGGCCACTTCCCCCGGGTAACAACTGTTTCAGACCtcacaaaaagaaacaacatggACTTTTCCATCCGCATCAGTAGCATCACCCCAGCAGATGCCGGCACCTACTACTGTGTGAAGTTTCGAAAAGGGAGCCCTGAGAACGTGGAGTTTAAGTCTGGACCAGGCACTGAGATGGCTTTGCGTG CCAAACCCTCTGCCCCAGTGGTATCAGGCCCTGCGGCGAGGGCCACACCTGAGCACACAGTGAGCTTCACCTGCAAGTCCCACGGCTTCTCCCCCAGAGACATCACCCTGAAATGGTTCAAAAATGGGAACGAGCTCTCAGACTTCCAGACCAGCGTGGACCCCGCAGGACAGAGCGTGTCCTACAGCATCCGCAGCACAGCCAGGGTGGTTCTGGCCCCCTGGGACGTTCGCTCTCAGATCACGTGTGAGGTGGCCCACGTCACCTTGCAGGGGGACCCTCTTCGTGGGACTGCAAACTTGTCTGAGGCCATCCGAG TTCCACCCACCTTGGAGGTTACTCAACAGCCCATGAGGGCAGGGAACCAGGTAAACATCACCTACCAGGTGAGGAATTTCTACCCCCAGAATCTACAGTTGACCTGGCTGGAGAATGGAAACGTGTGCCGGACAGAAACGGCCTCGACCCTTACAGAGAACAAGGATGGTACCTACAACTGGACAAGCTGGCTCCTGGTGGACACACCTGACCAAAGGGATGATGTGGTCCTCACCTGCCAGGTGAAGCATGATGGACAGCTGGCGGTCAACAAAAGCCTTGTCCTGGAGGTCTCAGCCCACCAGAAGGACCAGAGCTCAGATGCCACCCATG GCCCGGCATCATCTCTTACTGTGCTGCTCCTCATAGCTGTCCTCCTGGGCCCCATCTACGTCCCCTGGAAGCAGAAGACCTGA
- the LOC103215816 gene encoding signal-regulatory protein gamma isoform X1: MPVPASWSHPPGPFLLLTLLLGFTEVAGEEELQMIQPEKLLLVAVGESATLHCTVTSLLPVGPVLWFRGVGPGRELIYNQKEGHFPRVTTVSDLTKRNNMDFSIRISSITPADAGTYYCVKFRKGSPENVEFKSGPGTEMALRAKPSAPVVSGPAARATPEHTVSFTCKSHGFSPRDITLKWFKNGNELSDFQTSVDPAGQSVSYSIRSTARVVLAPWDVRSQITCEVAHVTLQGDPLRGTANLSEAIRVPPTLEVTQQPMRAGNQVNITYQVRNFYPQNLQLTWLENGNVCRTETASTLTENKDGTYNWTSWLLVDTPDQRDDVVLTCQVKHDGQLAVNKSLVLEVSAHQKDQSSDATHGPASSLTVLLLIAVLLGPIYVPWKQKT; the protein is encoded by the exons AtgcctgtcccagcctcctggtCCCACCCTCCTGGTCCTTTCCTGCTTCTGACTCtactgctgggatttacag AAGTGGCAGGTGAAGAGGAGCTACAGATGATTCAACCTGAGAAGCTCCTGTTGGTCGCAGTTGGAGAGTCGGCCACTCTGCACTGCACTGTGACCTCCTTGCTTCCCGTGGGACCTGTCCTGTGGTTCAGAGGAGTTGGACCAGGCCGAGAATTAATCTACAATCAAAAAGAAGGCCACTTCCCCCGGGTAACAACTGTTTCAGACCtcacaaaaagaaacaacatggACTTTTCCATCCGCATCAGTAGCATCACCCCAGCAGATGCCGGCACCTACTACTGTGTGAAGTTTCGAAAAGGGAGCCCTGAGAACGTGGAGTTTAAGTCTGGACCAGGCACTGAGATGGCTTTGCGTG CCAAACCCTCTGCCCCAGTGGTATCAGGCCCTGCGGCGAGGGCCACACCTGAGCACACAGTGAGCTTCACCTGCAAGTCCCACGGCTTCTCCCCCAGAGACATCACCCTGAAATGGTTCAAAAATGGGAACGAGCTCTCAGACTTCCAGACCAGCGTGGACCCCGCAGGACAGAGCGTGTCCTACAGCATCCGCAGCACAGCCAGGGTGGTTCTGGCCCCCTGGGACGTTCGCTCTCAGATCACGTGTGAGGTGGCCCACGTCACCTTGCAGGGGGACCCTCTTCGTGGGACTGCAAACTTGTCTGAGGCCATCCGAG TTCCACCCACCTTGGAGGTTACTCAACAGCCCATGAGGGCAGGGAACCAGGTAAACATCACCTACCAGGTGAGGAATTTCTACCCCCAGAATCTACAGTTGACCTGGCTGGAGAATGGAAACGTGTGCCGGACAGAAACGGCCTCGACCCTTACAGAGAACAAGGATGGTACCTACAACTGGACAAGCTGGCTCCTGGTGGACACACCTGACCAAAGGGATGATGTGGTCCTCACCTGCCAGGTGAAGCATGATGGACAGCTGGCGGTCAACAAAAGCCTTGTCCTGGAGGTCTCAGCCCACCAGAAGGACCAGAGCTCAGATGCCACCCATG GCCCGGCATCATCTCTTACTGTGCTGCTCCTCATAGCTGTCCTCCTGGGCCCCATCTACGTCCCCTGGAAGCAGAAGACCTGA
- the LOC103215816 gene encoding signal-regulatory protein gamma isoform X4, translated as MPVPASWSHPPGPFLLLTLLLGFTEVAGEEELQMIQPEKLLLVAVGESATLHCTVTSLLPVGPVLWFRGVGPGRELIYNQKEGHFPRVTTVSDLTKRNNMDFSIRISSITPADAGTYYCVKFRKGSPENVEFKSGPGTEMALRAKPSAPVVSGPAARATPEHTVSFTCKSHGFSPRDITLKWFKNGNELSDFQTSVDPAGQSVSYSIRSTARVVLAPWDVRSQITCEVAHVTLQGDPLRGTANLSEAIRVPPTLEVTQQPMRAGNQVNITYQVRNFYPQNLQLTWLENGNVCRTETASTLTENKDGTYNWTSWLLVDTPDQRDDVVLTCQVKHDGQLAVNKSLVLEVSAHQKDQSSDATHGPVLAPTAPLLIAVLLGPKVLLVVGVSVIYVYWKQKA; from the exons AtgcctgtcccagcctcctggtCCCACCCTCCTGGTCCTTTCCTGCTTCTGACTCtactgctgggatttacag AAGTGGCAGGTGAAGAGGAGCTACAGATGATTCAACCTGAGAAGCTCCTGTTGGTCGCAGTTGGAGAGTCGGCCACTCTGCACTGCACTGTGACCTCCTTGCTTCCCGTGGGACCTGTCCTGTGGTTCAGAGGAGTTGGACCAGGCCGAGAATTAATCTACAATCAAAAAGAAGGCCACTTCCCCCGGGTAACAACTGTTTCAGACCtcacaaaaagaaacaacatggACTTTTCCATCCGCATCAGTAGCATCACCCCAGCAGATGCCGGCACCTACTACTGTGTGAAGTTTCGAAAAGGGAGCCCTGAGAACGTGGAGTTTAAGTCTGGACCAGGCACTGAGATGGCTTTGCGTG CCAAACCCTCTGCCCCAGTGGTATCAGGCCCTGCGGCGAGGGCCACACCTGAGCACACAGTGAGCTTCACCTGCAAGTCCCACGGCTTCTCCCCCAGAGACATCACCCTGAAATGGTTCAAAAATGGGAACGAGCTCTCAGACTTCCAGACCAGCGTGGACCCCGCAGGACAGAGCGTGTCCTACAGCATCCGCAGCACAGCCAGGGTGGTTCTGGCCCCCTGGGACGTTCGCTCTCAGATCACGTGTGAGGTGGCCCACGTCACCTTGCAGGGGGACCCTCTTCGTGGGACTGCAAACTTGTCTGAGGCCATCCGAG TTCCACCCACCTTGGAGGTTACTCAACAGCCCATGAGGGCAGGGAACCAGGTAAACATCACCTACCAGGTGAGGAATTTCTACCCCCAGAATCTACAGTTGACCTGGCTGGAGAATGGAAACGTGTGCCGGACAGAAACGGCCTCGACCCTTACAGAGAACAAGGATGGTACCTACAACTGGACAAGCTGGCTCCTGGTGGACACACCTGACCAAAGGGATGATGTGGTCCTCACCTGCCAGGTGAAGCATGATGGACAGCTGGCGGTCAACAAAAGCCTTGTCCTGGAGGTCTCAGCCCACCAGAAGGACCAGAGCTCAGATGCCACCCATG